ACGAGTAtaataaaataactaaaatgaaatGGGACTTTAATTGAACCTTATATGACCCCAGATTTAGAGGGCCCGCTGTCTCATTTGCTTAAATGCTCAGTGGGCCAGATTAAAGAAAGCAGTGGAACACGTATGGCCCACGGGCCACACAAGCCATCACCAAATAATTTGGAAGGGGTCTTCGATTTACGACAGGAATGTTCCTGCGTTGGCAACATAATCTGTGTGTAAATAGGAATGTGTCCGTCTCAGACACGGTAGTAAAGTCCCAATAATAAAGTAAGTTTTATTAAACACACTAaaccacagaagaagaaaaaaaccctaatcaAACAACATAATTACGGCTGTAACTGAGCATGCAGTGTTTTATATTATTTGTTCTAGCCAGAAGTGAACAAAGATGAAATCGGTTCGTTGGCGTCACGTGTACCATTCACCCATTTAATTGGCCGGAAATcatcaccccccgcgacacCTCCATTAGTGCGTCAACCGCACCATCCAGCAGGTGTCAGCAAACACACGTTACTTCCGGCGAGGCCGCCATCTCCAGCTTGTCTCTTGATGTTGCTTTTCCAGTTAGTTTGAACAGGAATGACAGCGCGGTCTCAGCGGACTTCATAAATGCATTATGAATAATTGAGTTTGCGATGGTCGAGATTGCAGATGGCACTCAAAAGCTGTCATTTGTCTTGACGTCTCGAATTGCTTTTACTCTTTAATGGGCACATTACTCATAAAAGCACAATTTACTGCATCTcgtggaagattttttttcatggcagagGTTGCTCATTGTCTCACTATTTCTTgtgtatttttcatattttattcgTATTGCAATGAAAGTAGGTCATTTATGGCGTACAGTCACGTCCACAATTCGTCAACGCTTCATGTGTCCTccaaaattaaatatatatttaaaaaaacgaaaaaaatgttgtccatccatccgttcattatctgaaccactttattttcaccagggtcgcgggcaagatggagcctctcccagctgtcttttctcaataaattaaaaaaataataaaacataccTGGTGTTTACTTTCCCTCTGAGCCCAGTCAGGTGTTCTGTGGTCATAAAAACGAAACTTTTTGCAGTCATCTTGTCTACAACATTCAAACTTGTACAAGATGTCCTATAGCAAATTGCATTTGAGACGTCATCTACTGCAATTACAAAACAGAAATTGGTTTGATCTATAAAGGCTGCCAAAAGTGAGCCatgacaataaaatgtcaaacaattATGTAGTCACTATTAAGATGACGATCCCAAATTCTAAACGCTGCTTCTACGGCAGGGCTTTGAGTATTCACTTGCCTTGCACTTTTGATCACGTTGACATTAACTTAAATAATTTCTACATTGAATACAATCCACTTGTGCTGCTTGAAGCTCTTTCTAATGACGCAAATGACAAAACGCACCAAAATAACACAGACCATTACATCATTTCAATCAACGGTTTAATGTTGTAGATAAGCAATATTgctgtgtcaatcaaaatgggAATAATGCAAAAATTCTCCAAGGACTTTCTTTTTGATATTTGCATATACTAGTGTTTCTATAACAACCCGATTCTTACTTACAGAAGATCAAAAGTAGATAAAAAAATTAGATAAAACAAACTAATGAAAGAAAACAGATTTTGGTCATTGTAATGTTCCAGACTTCAATAATAAAAGGCTACATTGTATCGGTGTGCTAGACCTCTTGAGGCCCTCCAAAGCTGCAGGATCCACATCCTTACACTCCGGCATGTGAATTACTTATAACAtcattggcccaaaaaaaaaaaaaaaaaacaggcacccAAGATTGATGTAATGTTACAGTTACAAGGGTCAGGAGGCACTTGGTCCATCCAGCGAGGAGCTGTGCCTTGTATGTACGCACCAACAGATCGGCACCGCAGTTCGTCCTCTTGCTCATCTGCTTAGTCGAAAGggaaatgcacacacatacacgcgacCCGACAAATATTGCATGGGAGCTGTtgtaaatgcaaaaatataaagTTTAACGCAAATGTGATGCAATCGGCAAACAGTTTGCGTTAACAGAATGACACAACAAAAGAGAGGAAGTAAATATGTCGAAGGGACAAACAAACTGCTTGAGTGAACTAGTTAAGACAACTGCCTTGGTGTACTGACAGTTTACTTGGCTTGAGGCACGAGTACAAACCGGCATTATTTGTACATGGTGTGGTTGCTGCCTTCAACACTGCATGGTCATATTGTCTTCTTTATGGAAGTGAACAAAAGAGGAAAGGCAAAGGTCTCGCAGGCACTCTGGGTTGTACTCATgagggggagagggaggggaggggaaagaaaaagaacattccCTAAGTATTGATTATCTTCTTTAAATGCAAAGCGATCACACTCTTCTTAGAAGTCATTTATATATGTACATCAACAAGAAGAGCCATAACATTGTACCAGTAACAAAGGGTGAGTGGTGTGGATGTGAGGAAACTGCTTTTTGCAGCCAAAGGTCATCGCGGCATGTCGGAGAGAAGGTAACAATGTGCTCTTAATTCAAATCGCTTTTGTGTGGATGGCGTAACTGTTAGCAGCCAACTCAACTCACTGCAGATCAAAGTTCTTCCTAGTTTCGAGGAAAGAGATGGAGATTTCAATTGACAGGCTAAAGGAAGACAGGACAAAATGAGAGGTAACTTGGAAGTTAAAATGGCTGACCATGTTCACCAAAAGCATCATTCAATAGGTGGCATCGTGAAAAGAGATGCATCAACCgagatatatttatatatgtatacagtatatctatatacATCAATTTTTGCTATTCTGCTGATTCCGTTTGATTGAGGTCATAAAAGCAAACACAAGTGACATTCATGACCAGCAAGGCACACAATTTACAGTAGCCATCTGAAGACCGCATTGATCATTGGTTCAAACGGCACACGCATGCATTCGCTCgcacgcgcgtgcgcgcacacgcacacacacacacacttagattTGCTTAAAAGAAAGATTGCAGGGTGTCGGTAGAGTGAGAGTTGACATGATTCAAGTACTCTTTGTTTGAAGCTCAGAACAATCCTTCACCAATGACCTCTTGGCTCATCTCTGCTCTTCTTCATCACTTCCCGAAGTTCCCAAAGTCAGCGAAACTGTCATGTTTGGACTGCTGAACCATTGCCGGGTTCATTCCCATTCCCATTCCCATGGCGCCGGGCATCGCCATCGTCACCCCTCCCATGTGCATGCCCATTCCCATCATGCCCTGGTTGGAAGCCATTGACATCCCCATCATTGCCTGGTTGGGGGGCATCCCCATGACCATCATTCCAGGGTTGGGGGCCATCCCCATTCCCATTCCGGCACTGGGGTGCATCATAGCATTGACAGGCGGTCTGACTGCCGAGGGTCCAAGGCTCATGGTCGAAAATCCCTGTGACAGCATGCTGGCATTGGCCTGGCTGCCTGCAATGTATTCATCAAGTTACATTTAACTAGGCTCTTTTggggcacgcacacgcacatacagtGGTACTTCGGTTCATAAAGCAATTTATTAGTGAACTGAGGTGCCACTGCATCCAAGTTCTGTTTCACAGCAAATTATTGCCGACGAATCCTTCAACACGATTCCATCGTGGCCGCCGGGTTCAATTGTTCGCCATCATTGAGGTAGCAGGAGATGATGACTGAGGTTGCTCTGTCGTATTTCCACATTTGGGCATCTCTTGTCTGAATTTGTTGGCAATTACTTTCAGTGAGCTTGCTGATGGCAAAATATAAATCTTGCTTATTATTACAAATATCTTATACCGCATCACCATATTGTGCGGAACGTCAGCTCGATAAGAACGGCCAAACATCAGTTGAGTGAGCATCAAAAGATTAACTGCGTCTGCACgcattgtttagttttttttttttcttattttgcttTGTGGCAACTCGTTTTTCAAGATAAGGGATTTACAAGAAGATGGATAACACACTCTAATGTTGAATGATCTTTACATTCCAATCTGTAAGCCATCAACATAACATCCGCATTTTACTGTCAAGGATATGAAATTGATTTGGTTTGAAAGTGAAGCCTGCTTCAGACTTGCCATGGCAGTCATGTTTTTCCGCTTCCTGCCCGCTTGCTGAATAGTGTATAAAGTACCGATGCGGGGCTGCTGGGCCATGTCAACCCAGGCATTTGCCAGCTTCCGCCGGCTAAAAGAGGCAGAATGGCGTCAGCTGTTTAACTTGCCGTCTTAAGAGCAACTGCCACCGTACATCTAATCATCTTAATGGGGAAAGTCACAGCTACTAAGAAAAGCGTGAGGAGCCCCAGTGGCGCAGTGAACGACTCTTTACCTTTTTACTGACAATTGTTTTAACTGTTTATACATTTTGCCAATCGCAGTGCTTTTAAGGCTGTTAACatgccatttttgtttctctCCCTTTATCTCTGGAAAAGATTAGCGGTTCCACTGTTGATGAAATCACATTCATTGCAAGTCTGACTGTTTGCTGCCTCATTCTTTAGGACAACATCGCCATAAGATTGCCAGATTGACAAAATTCTTAATGACCtgaatgattatttatttacgaGCATCCTCCTAGTTAGCCTACTTGCGAGTGTATAAGCTTTTCAGCTTGAGGTTGAACCATGTGGCTCCATCAACAAAGATGCTAATTAATTCCTTGTTGAATGCAATCGCAGACTGCGCTGTATTATTTACgggatgcttaaaaaaaaaaaacagccacagcACGTCAACAGAGTTAGAATTTATGTCTGTCTTTCCTTtaccttgttgaagtgtgttgaGGGTGGGTTGACTCTGCTTGGGCGCCTGCATGCCGGGTCCCAGCGAGTCGAGGCTGATGTTCACCGAGTGGTCTGACCAGGTGGAAGGGAGCGACGCTTTGGCTGCAGCGCCCTGAGAAACGACTCCCTGCTGAGCAGTCTGCGGTTGTAGAGGCGTCCCAATGTTCTGTAGGGGCTGGAAAAAGCATCAATAAAAATGGACCTTGAAAGTGCAGTCTTAACCACAAAGAGCTCTGCCAAGACCTTTgtcataaataattaaataaataaacatcagctTTTTACAACACTAAAGAAATCGTAATCTTGATACGATGCGAGCAACAGTAATCTAATGACACAAGTCTCCTCTTTGTTCTTGGCAGAGAAAATTATACGCATTTTGAGAGAATTATTCCATACTACAAATTAATCACCGTATTATACACTACAGTACTAAGAGATGATAAAGAGCCGGAGGTGCAAGTACtgatctcaattcattttaagGAAGTGGCGGTTGCCTACTTTTTATGAAATGGGAATTCAACTCAACAGCCCCCAGGAGTCAAAACACAGCAACTaacattgcgtttgtggaatatgaattaagcagcaaaattaatattgcgtttgctgaatatgaattaagcaccAAAATTCACCCGGTTTTAGCCTTCTCTggcagcagccattttgccacttgctgtcaaccaAAACAATGACAGCACAGTAgctctttttttccaagtttggTCATGGAACTTTCGCAAGATGAGCCAGGATTGGTCGTTACTTGAGCAAGCTCCTCTTTGCTTGTAATGCAGCACTATTATTACTTGGCTATGACATGACAACTTCAGTGGAACTATcaccaaaaaataacaaaacaaaaaaagtttgttttttttgcccagtttAGCTGCAGTAGCAGGCTTATGGAAATGTGATGTTACAACTCCGCAAAATTCATACCTGATTAGGATCATTTTTTGGAATGGGTGACCATCTAAAAAAGTTAAATGTTCATAGAATACAGATTCAGGGCACATAATTTAAACAGTTTCAAGTATTTATGTTTATTCTTACATCATTTTCGTTTTCCAGCTCATCAATGTTCAACCTTCAATGTTTCATCTTTTTGAATGGAATTTAGAAATTTCTTGGAGAGGGTCTATCTATTGATCGATCGAGTACCAGGGGTACTTTgtttatgttcatgtttttcatgaacattaacaaaaacatttaccttcatCTGAAGCCATGAATACAATTTCTCACTCCCTATTTTAGTTCCTTGTAGGTAGACTTTGTACAGCGCATAATAAACACCTTTGATCATATGACTGTGTTGAAGTAATTATCTCTTGTTTCTTCACTGTCATGTTTCTCTTGATCAcggtgtttcttttgtttttggagttggagaagatttaaaaaataaacaaaaaagtacTGACAAAACGATACGTCTCCAGAGGCAACATTGTTTTAGCAATTCTGACAGAAGATGTCACAAAAGGTCATGTCTCCTCTCCTCGTACTTAATGCGGAATAACAGTTATCCCAGCTCAGGTTTTGCAACAACAAATGTAGATGTGCAATGCCAAACTCCACAAAGTGAGCGAAAAGGTTTGTTGCTCCAAAATTGGCCTCCGAAGTCAATATGTTGCACGTCATGTTTTGATACGTTTTCATTAAGGCATCTATTagcttttttcattttgttcagtttaaaaaaaaaacatttccaaaaggCTTCAGTTTCACAAAGTtgtatttaaaaagtatttatcgATTATAGCACAAATTTTCTCATGCGATGCACTCGTCGTCACACTATTGTGATTAAGTATATTGTGTATTCTTTATGTGGCATGCTCTCTGGTTCATTTTGAATCATACGCATCAGTCAAGCAACATTAACTGCTCATATCAGCACCCCAACTCTTGTCAATgcaattccccccaaaatgactGCATGAAATCAATGTCATGTAATGCTAAGCATGTTGataaattattaaaaatggacACGTTGGTGTTTGAGTGCAACCACGCATACCTGTGACCTCGACTGAGGCAGGCCTGTGGTGTTCATGCTCTGTGTACTATTCATGCTGAAGTTGAGGCTCTGAGAGGAAGTAAATGTCTGCGTTGGCCCCATCAAGTCAAATAGATCCGCTGAGGACGAACTGGAGCCCACAGTGGCgacgggggcgggggcaggAGCAGGACTGGCTTTCATGGCTCCAAAAAGGTCATTCCCACTGGTGTCTCCAGGCTGAGCAGATGCTGGCATCTGGCCACCAGGGAATGCATTCCACTCTCCAAAGTCTCCATTGTTACTGGAGACTGGTGCAACTGCAGgataaaagagcaagaaaaaaagttatttgtgtAAACTGAGACAAATAAATGAGACCTGCCCTGGCAAAATCAACAGTTGAGTCAGAGTTTGCTCAGTCCGATTTTACGGATGGTATTCTCAGTGATAACTGAtgccacattttaaaatttaattgaaTTGATTCTGCTTGTTGTCTCTccatccaaccccccccccccccacccctcacacacacacacacacacacacacacacacttctgtcTTCCTCTGTCCCTGTCTCCTTGTCATCCATAACTGGAGCTGATGTGTGTCTGTTCTTGTTATGCAGAGCAGGTAGCACGCACCATATGGCCAGCTTTCCTTGTGAATATTCTAGTAGTATGCTGGCATAGCTACAAAGGCACAACACACACTTAAAAGGAAGCCTTGAATCCTACCAGATCCCGCAGAAAGTCCGGCAGAAGCAGCAGGTGAAGAGAAGTCGGCAAATCCACTCATCAAGTCTGCAATGAGAAAAGTCATAAAGATGTCCATCTGAGAGAAGAGCTCCAGGTGCTCAGCTGACAGTTAGCATTCCTTTAGTGTGTTCAAGAGTGTTAGGCAGAAAGGAGGGGTGCTGACATCTGTTCAGTCCTCCCGCCCTCTTCATTCACCAGGGACGACTCCAAAAAACATCTGGTGCACTTAGTTCCTATACATTAGCTCCCTCCTCCAACTGTCCTCAAAATCTGACGCTGGCACCAGCAGGTGCACATTGTGACAAGTGCGCAACTGTCGGTTTGACGCAAGCTAACTTGACGGCTAGCTTGTTAGGCCATCAGATCGGCATTTCCCATTGCCTGGAAAAAACAGGTGCACAGACTCAACAAATCAAATCCACTGGTTGGGCCTGGATTGATCGCGGAGCGTGAGAGAAAAAGTAACCCCAGACAGGTACATTGCAAGTTACGCATTCAAACTCTTACATCTCATGACACTGCAGTATCATTCGCATGATGGGTATGTATTGATGAAGGAATTTCATTCCTATGCAGTTAAGCTTTGCTGATGCTGACGCAGACTAAACTAGTTGCAAAACTTATCTTTTACACTGTGATGTTTTCAGGTGGAAGTTGTGTCCTTGTGACCACAGCTCATTTTTTGAACGCACCCACTACAAACAGCATGTACATGCTTTCatggtttattttgaaatagcGAGAGCAGCTGGTGACGACTGCAGCTGGCACAACTAGATAAACTAACACAGATATTATAGCATCTAAAAccaagttttaaaaagaaaagggtATGACCCAAAATTTTACCAGCGGAAGGAGGCTGAGAAGGAGTTGACTCCACCATAAGTAGGTCAACTAGTCCACTACTCGAGGGCTGCGTTGCTGCTGATTGAGTCTGAAATAGAGAATACAGATAGATCAGAAGCGGGGCATCGTATGGTACTTGCAGCCACACTAAGTGTATTCACACGCAACTTGTTTGCTGGTAGCGTTTGGGCTCTTGTCTCCTGTGTACTGGGCCGCCGCCCCCAAGTCCACTTTCTTTGACGGGACGCCTCCTCTCTTGCGGGTGGCTGTCGTCTCTGTAGCTTGGACTATTTGTACACTCTTGGTGGTCACGGtttcttcttcatctttgaACTCTTTGCCCGATTTGCCATTCTGAGACGAGCGGCCTCGGTCCTCCTCATTGTCACTGGTCGAGGGCAAATGAACAAATTACAGAATGCCAATGCGTAATGCTCTCTGCTGGAGAGATTGTGACATTTTGGATACTGTATTAAAGTCTCTTTGCCCAAGTGATGACATACAAGTCACGTAGGAGAAAATCTAAATTTTGAGCTAGAGGCATTCGTTTGTGGCCACGCATGCATTGACGAAGTTGGAGGCTTGGTGACAAAGTACGTGAGTAAGTGAGAAAATAGTTGAGGTTTTTGCAGTCTCGAGCATGCCGCTTGAGCCTCATAGAGCCTCAAATTGTAATTTATGCTTCCTAAGTCATGATATGTTTTATTGCTCAAAATGGCCATCAATTCAATACACCCTGTATATGATTAAAAATCCTGGAGATCTTTCAAAGAGTGGTGCACTCAACAAAACACGGTACACTAATCTGGGAAATCAAATGCATCGAACTAATAATACGATTTGGAGGGGAGTTTGAGATATTTCAAATCAGCCTTACCAGCatgactggtgtgtgtgtgtgcatacagaGATATACAAACATTGCCACTCACTCTCTTCTCTTACCTGAATCTGTCTGGTGAGTCATCTCTGTCCTTCTTCCTAAACCTGTTGATGGTATCGTCAATCGTGCTTCCAATCTTGTCACTGATCTCTCCCAACTTATCGCTGAAAGGGAACTGCCCTTTGTTACTCTCCCAGTCATCATCCCACTGGTGACGGGTTTCACTGGAGTCATACCTGTCTCCCGCTGGAAGAAATCACAGTGGTAGCTTTAGGCcaaataactgttttttttctggcgaaAAGGACTGCGATTACTTTAGTTTGGCCATGAATACACTTACAGTAACCTCTGTATCCTCTACTGTCGGAAGACACACCAACATAtttatctttgtttttcttggctTTTTTGCGCTCTTCCCTGAGCCTTTCATCATCCTGGACGAACTCAACCATCTCCTTCACCTTCTGGCGCACATTCACTCCTTGGTCCTTCCCATGCTCATCTAGGAACAGCACATGTGTGGCATTACAACAtggactgattttaaaaaagtgttacTTTTTAAGTGCTGACTCGCATACACTAAGAACACTGTATATAACCATCGCTGAGCAAACATTAACGGATGATCTTACTTCTTGCaccttagacacacacacatggctgaAAATAATGAAAGCAGCTTTTGGGgaccacgtgtgtgtgcgtgtgtgtgtggaattgTGGAATAAGCACAGCTGTCATCATAGCTCACACTAAAGCTTTTGTTAATTAACATTCTGTTCGAAGAAAGGCTCTCATTATCAAAGCAGAACTTGAGAATTAAAGTGACAATGAGCTACGGGGGGCTTCACGTGCCGGCGTATGCACCCCTCCTACAAACTGCAAAAGGGAAACCCTGAGTATGTTCGAAGAGAGGGGGAAACACTTACCAACAAAGTGGTAGCTTTCTAATGATCTCAAGTCATAGAGATGTTCTCTGGCACTAGTTACAACCCTCTCTGATCCATTCCTGATTAGATGAGCAAGCAGCAGTAGAGACTGCAAGGCAGGACAGATAACAATAAGAGTATTCATTTTGAACATACATACTGTAGTGTACGACCCAAAATGATCAagagggactttttttttcctgggccgCTGCAGACAATTCAGCACATGTTAAAAATAT
This window of the Hippocampus zosterae strain Florida chromosome 1, ASM2543408v3, whole genome shotgun sequence genome carries:
- the clint1a gene encoding clathrin interactor 1a produces the protein MLNMWKVRELVDKATNVVMNYSEVESKVREATNDDPWGPSGQLMSEISRATFMYEQFPEVMNMLWTRMLRDNKKNWRRVYKSLLLLAHLIRNGSERVVTSAREHLYDLRSLESYHFVDEHGKDQGVNVRQKVKEMVEFVQDDERLREERKKAKKNKDKYVGVSSDSRGYRGYSGDRYDSSETRHQWDDDWESNKGQFPFSDKLGEISDKIGSTIDDTINRFRKKDRDDSPDRFSDNEEDRGRSSQNGKSGKEFKDEEETVTTKSVQIVQATETTATRKRGGVPSKKVDLGAAAQYTGDKSPNATSKQTQSAATQPSSSGLVDLLMVESTPSQPPSADLMSGFADFSSPAASAGLSAGSVAPVSSNNGDFGEWNAFPGGQMPASAQPGDTSGNDLFGAMKASPAPAPAPVATVGSSSSSADLFDLMGPTQTFTSSQSLNFSMNSTQSMNTTGLPQSRSQPLQNIGTPLQPQTAQQGVVSQGAAAKASLPSTWSDHSVNISLDSLGPGMQAPKQSQPTLNTLQQGSQANASMLSQGFSTMSLGPSAVRPPVNAMMHPSAGMGMGMAPNPGMMVMGMPPNQAMMGMSMASNQGMMGMGMHMGGVTMAMPGAMGMGMGMNPAMVQQSKHDSFADFGNFGK